The genomic interval CACATGAgatttttccacattttttatttatatagagaGATGAGGACTCATTGACCTATTCTGCTCCAACCTTCACCAAGAGGAAAACtggcagagcagagagaagaaaggTAGAAACAGCAGAGGGAGAGACGATCTACACTGATGTCAGGACTCGAGTGATAGATTAACAATCTACTGGATATGCTAGTTAAAGATAGACTgttgtaaatatgctgcttcacaTCAATTTCACATCTGATATCGGTAACAATATTGTATTTGGATAACCTTAAACATGTTTCATGTATCATTTTGACATTATTTTCTTTCCCATCCGTTCGCAATCAttggaagacttttttttatgaaagggCATGAATTATCATGATGCAAAATGTAATAGTTTTAATGGCTTTTGGTGATATTATACAGCATCTCATATCTATTATTTCTTGTTTAAGTCTTTTATTAAAGGTGTATAATTGTACCACTCAAACAGGCTTTTTGAAAGATTTACCTTGAAATAGTCGGAGAGTTGAGGAAGgtttctttgtgtctcttttttaaGGTTTTTCAGGTAAAACTTTAGttttctctttgcttttataATGGCAtagtttaatttttaaatgtttactcatgatatgtttattttgaaaataacttTATAAGTTAGCATCTAGTAGAAGACAGTAAGATTGATTGGTTTTCTTGATTAATGTTTGCAACACAgtagaaacaaataaaatacttttaaagtaAGCGACTCAAACAGCGTCATcattctatattgcttaatgtTTCTTACTTGTGCTTGCTCAAGCTGATATCTTACCACACTTAAAATctattgattatcaaaatgtgTATTGCTATTAAGACTTCACACTACAAACATGTTACTCACATTTGctcatgaaaataaaaaacaaacagactttGCAAATAGATTTTGCATGAATAACAAATTCCACAGGGTTCAACTGGTAGGCCTGTAATGCATTTTTAGCAATTACGTTTCCTCGTCTGAGAGTCAAagggtttttggttagatgcatGAAATAAGGTGCTTAagagattttattgttttgttctacaatataaaatacgacagtaaatatcccactcgagGATTTTGAATCCTTTACGTGTCttcaaaaaggcggttgctaacaagtggctaaatgagactactaaccGTCATCACACCGACACGTCCGCctttactttattttctgtaataatccaaaatccgATGGAAgaatctcattggctttttgtcgagggaacacATGGTGATGCTAACTTACTGGTTGGCCTGCAAAAATTTGTtatcctgcaccactctatcaCTACTGTAACAACCAGAACCAGGGTCGTgtgtagaaggtaacccacaagttgggAAACTCATAAGATCGTTAAAATTAGGTATTGATCTCGACTGTTTAAGGTCGTTGACCAACGAGTCTTGTCAGAGTTTTTGCCAGATTTTGCAATGTGCAGGTTATCTACTACTGCATTTAGCCCTttgaaaaatcataaagtgggcatgtctgtaaaggtgagacttgtgggtacccatagaacccattcttattcacatatcttgaggtcagaggtcaagggacccctttgaaaatggccatgccagatttttgacagcccttattatttaaaaaaaaaatattcgtctacataaaaatgttatcgaTGAGACCTTTAAGTCCCTGTGATTGATGACATTCGTTGGCTCCCACAGcaccagcatgcttgctgggagttcttgatgtctttggcagtgaccggcAAGTCTCATTCTCCTGGCTGCCACTTTCTCGCTTAGCCTTGCTAGTCTCTTGCCTTTTTATAAAAGTTAAAACAACAGTGCGAGCCCAGCTTCCTGAGGCTAAAACAGAGAGTGAGAAAGGTAGAAAAGCCCCTTTGTACTGACACTTTAGTTTGAAGCGCAACCACACCAATGCTAAAGTTTCCATGCATCATTTGTTCGTCAGTGGtgactgtgaatgtgtgtgtcttcttgtgtgtgtttgtgtgaaagtaGAAATGGTGTTATGGCTAAACAAACGCGCTGGTCCCTATAAATAGATAGGTTGTTGGTCGttctttttgctttctttttacaCCTTTCAAACAAACCCCCACTCTAACTCTTTGATGATTATTTTGAGGCCAGAGTTTGTGGTGTTGCACTGGGCTGCATTATATTGTCAGGTGTTCCTGTCCATGTTATAGTGGGGGTGTCGACCACTGCACAtacatgttttatattaatCACCTTGTTAatcattgtattgttttatttgtggtCTCCTCCCTCAGATAAAGATATGCAGGTCAGAAACTGTAAATCGTCTCCAGGTTAATGTAATACTGTGAGAGCGTCGCTCTGCTGCTTCCTCTCACCAGCCCTCTGAAAAGAAGTGATGTGAGtatagaggatggatggtttaaCAGCCCTCCTCTGTACGCTGTGCTCTTCCTGTtcaagtgattgacaggcagAGTGGGCGGGTCATCATTGATGATGTGGAGCATCTGAATTGGCTcacacaacatttaaaatgaCTCCTCTATCGTCGTGTATCACTCTTGCAAATGGCTGGATGCATCTTTTTTAAATGCACACAAATCAATCTGATCTATAAATCTCTGTTTAGTGCTACAGACATTGTTGTAGGGTTTCCTGTTAGACCTAAATACATAGGCCTGTATATTTACAGATAAATAATAACAAAGGCTAGGCTAGGTTAGCTATTGGAAAAAGTTAATTGTAAATCTTCTGTTTGTGGaatcatttcactttcactaAAAGATGGCAGTGATGTAAAGAGAGCAAATTATATATGTTATCAAATCCAATCTAATACAGAGGAGCCATTTAATGTAGAAAAgggagaaaaatgttttatccTGAATATGTGCACAAATACAGACACTCAATGGTGTgaagaacacacaaacaaacacttagATTGGCAAAGCATTTCAAGCTCAGCACTCTTCCTTAGAAAGCATCCCAATCATAAAATCCAGACAAACTGTTACCATTTTTAACTGCGTTGTTTTACATGTGTCACACACTTGGtgttgtgtaggatttggcggcatctagtggtgtggctgcagattgcaaccaactgagtacccctccgctcactcctagctttccaagactgcagtaacgtgagccgcacagtgcaaaactgtggtaacgccattcacttcgctcagaggccatccttaccaaaatagcactactttaggagcaactgaagtcagacagcggctggcggtaccacggtttacactctgcagctcacgttaccgcagtttcacgtGTGTCGGACAACTATGAGGGCCTTctggtttcaggtgattatacactaatgaaaacacagttagaAAACAtagtaaaaatggaaaaaatgcaCCTGCCATCTAGTTTCTATCTAGGCTACAACCTTCATAAATATGGTGGTACAAGATAGATCTAGATATACCCGACTACTACGACtaacagaaaaaatataaacatggaATAACTTTATACattgtgcaagttacaatgttttgtttttaaattaaaaatagaaataattgaagtagtacaacagtgaatgaaaacaacatttcGTGAACCAGTTTTTTTTTGGGTAACTATAGTTCACATTAAGatcaaatcatctgttgaggTTACTCTGTGTCAGTTGTAGAAAACCACCATGAAACAAATACGTGCTGTTGgtgttttgtcatgtgtttgAGCTGGGCAATGGGTGGTATTATTTCCACTGGTGGTTTAGTGAAACACTAACATAACGAGGGGCCAATCAGATTGCTCTGAAATTGTTCCCTCCCACTTGATATCATTACATTAAGGCGAATCGTCTTCCAGTACGATCTAATTTAACTGCAGTCTCCAGTGGATTAACCAGATAATGATGATCgtgttttattttctgctgaTGCTCAGAGTCGGGCGTAAGTACATGTAGAAATATCAGATTTGCtccagatatatatttatagttttgACAGTAATTTAGCAGCACATACAtgattctctctctgtcattaaTCACTGATCAATGCTTCTCTAATATTTTCAGGATGCACAGATGATCAGATCTTTGAGATAAAGACTGTTGATGTTGGAGATGATGTGACTTTGACGTGTCCTCGCCAGAAATCTGAGTCCCAAGAAACTTTGTTTTGGGTCAGACTTGTTTCTGGAAATTTTCCTGAACTCTTGGGAGGAacgtttatttttaattataagGCTGTTAATAAGACTCCTCGCTTTACAGCAGAACAAGGACCTGGAACATTTCTTCTGCATATTCATGAAACAAAGCCAAGCGATACTGGAGTTTACTACTGTATAAAAGTAAACCAactcaaaatgacatttttgaaaGGAACATTTCTGAgagttaaaggtaaataaaatacagcaaaagTATCACATTacttaaaaaatgtattcatttatgcttacatcaaacatttaataaaagcAGATTACGTAGTTTAATGTTTTGCTACATTTTTGTAAGATACTACATGTTTCAATTGTTTatgtatataaattaaaaaaaaaatcttttaattgAAGTGAGTAAAGCATGTTTTTTATCGTCTTTGTATTTCCCAGGACCAGAACCTGATATCTCTGCCGTCATTCAAGACTTTACGTCTGATCCGGTCCGTCCAGGAGACTCAGTGACTCTGCAGTGTTCAGTCCTCTCTGACTCTGAGAGCAAATGTCCAGGAGATCACAGTGTGTTCTGGTTCAGAGCCAGATCAGATGAATCTCATCCCAGTTTAATTTACGCTCATGGAAACGGTGGTGAATGTGAGAATAGTACCGAGGCTCGCTCTCAACAGAAATGTGTCTACAGCTTTTCTAAGAACGTTGGCTCCTCTGATGCCGGGACTTATTACTGTGCTGTGGCCACGTGTGGGGAGATATTATTTGGAAATGGAACAAAACTGGACGTGGAAGGTAAATGCAGATCATTTCCATATTAACCATTAATAATCATTACTTTTGATTCTGGTAGAAACAATTAAAATCAAGTATCACAAAGCATTTGTTCCTCCTGcgttataactagggctgtcaattgattaaagaaatgtatttgcgattaatcgcacatttgtttatctgtttaaaatgtatcttaaagggagatttgtcaagtatttaatactcttatcaacatgggagtgggcaaatatgctgctttatgcaaatatatgcatgtatttattattggaaatcaattaaaaacacaaaacaatgacacatattgtccagaaaccctcacaggtactgcatttagtataataaatatgctcaaatcataacatggcaaactgcagcccaacaggcaacagcagctatcagtgtgtcagtgtgctgacttgaatatgacttgcctcaaactgcatgtgattatcataaagtgtgcatgtctgtaaaggggagactcgtgggtaaccatagaacccattttcattcacatatcttgaggtcagaggtcaacggacccctttgaaaatatccatgacagcttttccacgccaaaattttgcgcaagtttggcgCCTTTTTTAACCTagatgccagtaccttcactctagctttaaaactgagcctgcgacaacctccgaaagatcggttaagctaatgcattaaagaaattagtggctttaaaacgattttgcattgacacgttattatcgccttaactttgacagccctagttataacaTCTTGTCAAAATAGTTGTTAATTTTCATTATTTGCTCCTTTTCATATTGTTTCAGGACTCAACATCTGGGATCTGCAGAAGGCCAACGCAGTTCTGATTCTGTCATGTGCAGCTTTGGCTATAAGTCTGATTGTTATTGCCTTCCTGATTTATACCATCAAGATGAAAACGTGCGATTGTTGCAACGGTAATAGAAGTTTCTCATTCAGTATTTTGCAAAAGCTAACTTTCCCAGGATTACTGATTACTGATTTGTGTAAATGAACCTACAGCGTCTTTCTTCTTAtatctgtgttttcattttataataCAGCTGCAACAGCCAGTGGTCatcaccaaagtcagcaggTAAGGAATTTAAAGAAATGTTctctatatatatgtaaatattaatgCATGCTGTCACATGAgatttttccacattttttatttatatagagaGATGAGGACTCATTGACCTATTCTGCTCCAACCTTCACCAAGAGGAAAACtggcagagcagagagaagaaaggTGGAAACAGCAAAGGGAGAGACGATCTACACTGATGTCAGGACTTGGGTGATAGATTAACAATCTACTGGATATGCTAGTTAAAGATAGACTgttgtaaatatgctgcttcacaTCAATTTCACATCTGATATCGGTAACAATATTGTATTTGGATAACCTTAAACATGTTTCATGTATCATTTTGACATTATTTTCTGTCCCATCCGTTCGCAATCAttggaagacttttttttatgaaagggCATGAATTATCATGAtgcaaaatgtaataattttaaTGGCTTTTGGTGATATTATACAGCATCTCATATCCATTATTTCTTGTTTAAGTCTTTTATTAAAGGTGTATAATTCTACCACTCAAACAGGCTTTTTGAAAGATTTACCTTGAAATAGTCGGAGAGTTGAGGAAGgtttctttgtgtctttttaaGGTTTTTCAGGTAAAACTTTAGttttctctttgcttttataATGGCAtagtttaatttttaaatgtttactcatgatatgtttattttgaaaataacttTAAGTTAGCATCTAGTAGAAGACAGTAAGATTGATTGGTTTTCTTGATTAATGTTTGCAACACAgtagaaacaaataaaatacttttaaagtaAGCGACTCAAACAGCGTCATCATTTGATATTGCTTAATGTTTCTTACTTGTGCTTGCTCATGCTGATCTCTTACCACACTTAAAATccattgattatcaaaatgtgTATTGCTATTAAGACTTCACACTGCAAACATGTTACTCACATTTGctcatgaaaataaaaaacaaacagactttGCAAATAGATTTTGCATGAATAACAAATTCCACAGGGTTCAACTGGTAGGCCTGTAATGCATTTAGCAATGTGCAGGTTATCTACTACTGCATTTAGCCCTttgaaaaatcataaagtgggcatgtctgtaaaggtgagacttgtgggtacccatagaacccattcttattcacatatcttgaggtcagaggtcaagggacccctttgaaaatggccatgccagatttttgacagcccttattatttaaaaaaaaaatattcgtctacataaaaatgttatcgaTGAGACCTTTAAGTCCCTGTGATTGATGACATTCGTTGGCTCCCACAGCACCatcatgcttgctgggagttcttgatgtctttggcagtgaccggcAAGTCTCATTCTCCTGGCTGCCACTTTCTCGCTTAGCCTTGCTAGTCTCTTGCCTTTTTATAAAAGTTAAAACAGCAGTGCAAGCCCAGCTTCCTGAGGCTAAAACAGAGAGTGAGAAAGGTAGAAAAGCCCCTTTGTACTGACACTTTAGTTTGAAGCGCAACCACACCAATGCTAAAGTTTCCATGCATCATTTGTTTGTCAGTGGtgactgtgaatgtgtgtctatttgtgtctgcttGTGTGAAAGTAGAAATGGTGTTATGGCTCGTTGTCAACAATATATTGACCCTAAACAAACGTGATGGTCCCTATAAATAGATAGGTTGTTGGTCgttctattttctttctttttacacCTTTCAAACAAACCCCCACTCTAACTCTTTGATGATTATTTTGAGGCCAGAGTTTGTGGTGTTGCACTGGGCTGCATTATATTGTCAGGTGTTCCTGTCCATGTTATAGTGGGGGTGTCGACcactgcacatactgtatggtgGCCAAAGATTGTTTAATGTTAATCGCTTTGTTAatcattgtattgttttatttgtggtTTCCTCCCTCAGATAAAGATATGCAGGTCAGAAACTGTAAATCGTCTCCAGGTGACTGTAATACTGTGAGAGAGTCGCTCTGCTGCTTCCTCTCACCAGCCCTCTGAAAAGAAGTGATGTGAGtatagaggatggatggtttaaCAGCCCTCCTCTGTACGCTGTGCTCTTCCTGTtcaagtgattgacaggcagAGTGGGCGGGTCATCATTGATGATCTATAAATCTCTGTTTAGTGCTACAGACATTGTTGTAGGGTTTTCTGTTAGGCCTAAATACATAGGCCTGTATATTTACAGATAAATAACATGTCATGCATTTATATTCAAAGGTTAGCTATTGAAAGAATTCATTGTAAATCTTTCCTTTCTTGAATCATTTGACTTTCTTTAAAAGATGACAGTGATGTAAAGAGATATATATGTTATCAAATCTAATCTAATACAGAGGACACTCAATGGTGTgaagaacacacaaacaaagacttAGATTGGCAAAGCATTTCAAGCTTGGCACTCTTCCTTAGAAAGCATCCCAATCACACAATCCAGACAAACTGTTAATATTTTTAACTGTATTGTTTTACATGTGTCACACACTTGGtgttgtgtaggatttggcggcatctagtgttgtggctgcagattgcaaccaactgagtacccctccgctcactcctagctttccaagactgcggtaacgtgagccgcagagtgcaaaaccgtggtaacaccgttcacttcgctcagaggccatccttaccaaaACAACACTACTTtgggagcaacagaagtcagacggcagttcacgttaccgcagtttcacgtGTTTCAGAGAACTATGATGGCCTTctggtttcaggtgattatacactaatgaaaacacatttagaaaacatagtaaaaattaaaaaatgcaacTGCTATCTAGTTTCTATCTAGGCTACAACCTTCATAAATATGGTAGTacaagatagataaatagatatacCCGACTACTACGActaacataaaaatgtaataagaaTAACTACTATATACattgtgcaagttacaatgttttgtttttaaattaaaaataataataattgaagtagtacaacagtgaatgaaaacaaaatttCATGAACCAGATTATTTTTGGATAACTGTATTTCACATTAAGATCAAATAATCTGTTGTGGTTACTCTCTGTGTCAGTTGTAGAAAACCACCATGAAACAAATACGTGCTGTCGgtgttttgtcatgtgtttaAGTTGGGCAATGGGTGGTATTATTTCCACTGTGGTATAGTGAAACACAAACATAACGAGAGGCCAATCAGATTGCTCTGAAATTGTTCCCTCCCATTTCATATGATTACATTAAGGCGAATCATCTTCTCATACAAACTAATTTAACTGCAGTCTCTCATGTGGAAAGAAAATGaagatcatattttttattctgctCGTGCTCAAAATTGGGCGTAAGTATTAGCCACATTTACTccacatatatatttaaaatacatttgtcaTCTTCATGCAGGAATATAGAGAAGGCATATGAATGTATCTCTGTTGTTAATTATTactctgttttaattttattttcaggATGCACAGACAATCGCATCTTTGAGACAAAGACCATTGGTGTTGGACAAAATGTCACTCTAACATGTACCCGCCAGAGAGTAGGGCAATCAACATACTTATTTTGGATCAGGGTCGTTTCTGGAACCTTTCCTGAAATATTAGGAAGCACAGTAACCTTTGATAACAAGGTTGTTGAGGAGACTCATCGCATTACAGCAACACAAGAGCCTGGAGCATTTGTTCTGCATATTACCAAAACACAGTTCAGCGATACTGCGGTCTACTACTGTATAAAAGTGAGACAAACTCACATGATATTTTCGAAAGGAATATTTCTGAGAATCAAAGGTAAATATACTCCAGATGCCttaaaaattatataattatactTAATTTAACAGCAATgttacatattttaatgtttttcattttcttacTAACTTCTACtaagttgttgtttgtttgcatgATTCATATAGAAGTCACCAGACTCTTTTGTTTAAGAATAGATCATTGTAACCTCAACACCTATAATGTATCATCATTGAATTgagtaaaacatgtttattatttgtttattattatttcccagGATCAGAACCTGATATCACTGTCGTCACTCAAGACTTTCCATCTGATCCGGTCCGTCCAGGAGACTCAGTGACTCTGCAGTGTTCAGTCCTCTCTGACTCTGAGAGCAAATgtccaggggcctcatgtataaaagactgcgcagctttcacactggaagatggcgtactcacaaaattggaaaagtacttACGCACAGAAATTTTCACATGAATAAAACCatgcgtacgcctgttcctgcgcacctttcctttatacatcccacttgacgtgaaattgagcgcagctgcacgtgccacttggtccgccttgtctcctcccattaataactatgcaaatgactataaacacgcgccatgctgtcacttattgtccaaataacaacggcaaatcacgctggaaaaggaacaaaaaagaagaatttcacagagtgtgaaattgaagtgtttgttactgaggtggaagctagaaaacatattttatttgatggtctttcatcaggaatcagtaacaaacgcaacgtctccacagcagctgaccgtgcgctcccgaagGTTCCCGAAGGCTTCCGAAGGCGCACGATCAGCTCGGCTGCTGAGGGGCGCTGGTCTGGCCGCGTCCTCactaaatatatactatacgctgtgctggagtcacagagagagattgtcaatacaatgaaggataatatatatatatatgcaacgaattaaaaagaatgaatgatggtgggataagtcatatattaaaagactttgttaaaaaaaaatgtttgtctcaactcacctcgttgctttacattctgtgtatctcatccaaacggcgccatatagctgctgcatttggctcattgttaggtgtgccagggtccggttcatccatctgtagctccaggggacacaggctcaccacggtggtttgccacattgtgcagcacgcgattttgtttttggcacggtggttaagtcatgccatctctgggaaattagtttaaatgtgtttttgttgtgcctctctgatgttaaactttatgcgcaaactagttaagaaatatgtggggGGTTTTTTtgatcccacatcataaataaagctcagtaagttgagtggaaaaaatatttttacacatttagggAGTTTCAggactttgtagtttgacactgccagatgacagagtttggaagacggcccgcacattctcacgactggtctagagtttgcggcacggtccgcacattctcacgtcacgttgatttttatacatcccggcgtgagcgtgaaacacagcgtacgcaacattttagtacgtacgcaccgtttatacatgaggccccaggtgAACACAATGTGTTCTGGTTCAGAGCCGGATCTCACGAATCTCATCCAAGTTTAATTTATGCCCAAAGAAACAATAGAGATGGATGTGAGAAGAGCCTCGAGGCTCGCTCTCCACAGAAATGTGTCTACAGCTTTTCTAAGAACGTCAGCTCCTCTGATGCCGGGACTTATTACTGTGCTGTGGCCACGTGTGGGGAGATATTATTTGGAAATGGGACAAAACTGACAATTGAAGGTAACTGCATCATATTTCTATATAATGGTTAAATTATCATAATATCAAGTAACTTAAAtaatttattactatttattaacttgtattatttgtttctttaatgTTTCAGTTGGCAGCACGTGTGATTCACAGAACGACAACACGATTGTCTTTCTCTTATGTGCTGCTTTGGCTATCAGTCTGATTGTTATAGCCTTCCTTGTTTATGCCATCAGGAAAAAATCCTGTAATTGTTGCAACGGTAAGAGACATTACTCTATCTATTAAAGCACGAGCATAGCCAGAAAAAAACTAGTGGGTGTCCTACATGATCCAGGGATGGACTGGGTCTGAGATTCAGCCCGGGACGTTGAGATGTAGAGGCCTTTTCTTTTATGCAAGTGGCCAATTggacttttttaacactaatacAGCCACCTCAGTATGTATTTATGAAAAGTTGTGGCTGGTGACCTGAACTCTGATGTCTGGGTGCAAGTGAATGCAGCAAGAGATGACGCTGCCAGCTGCCACTCCGTTTTCTACCGGCCCGGCAGCTTTCTATGCAGCCTCTCCAGGTCCAGACTgctcatgacttttttttctgctgaatgtgtgtgtagggtTGCCAACTTCCACTAGTAGAAATATATAACGGCTGCAGATGGATAGTGGCGGGCTGTTTAGCAATAGTAACTCGTTTTAGTAAGGCTATCACTCTGCATCTGATTTTTGTGTGTGCCAGCTGCGTGGCACAGGCACACCCATGGCAACGCCACATTATTAAAGTGTGTTTCCCCAAAAGCTAACATCATTTGATTCATTTGTGCTCTGTATAAGTCAACCTATAGTATCATACATTTACAATAAAGTTAAATCCttcgttttttttaataatacagcTGCCACCACTCTGCAAACAAATGCTGCAACAGCCAGCGTTTATCAGCAAAGTCAACAGGTAAGGAATTTAAACTGTATTAAAGCAATTTTTATGATTATATGTGCATGTATTGGAATCCGCTCACTCATGTTCACTTTATTTCTTCAGAGAAATGAGGACACTTTGGTTTACTGTACACCAGTCTTTACCAGGAGG from Sebastes fasciatus isolate fSebFas1 chromosome 10, fSebFas1.pri, whole genome shotgun sequence carries:
- the LOC141775887 gene encoding signal-regulatory protein beta-2-like, with the protein product MKIIFFILLVLKIGRCTDNRIFETKTIGVGQNVTLTCTRQRVGQSTYLFWIRVVSGTFPEILGSTVTFDNKVVEETHRITATQEPGAFVLHITKTQFSDTAVYYCIKVRQTHMIFSKGIFLRIKGSEPDITVVTQDFPSDPVRPGDSVTLQCSVLSDSESKCPGEHNVFWFRAGSHESHPSLIYAQRNNRDGCEKSLEARSPQKCVYSFSKNVSSSDAGTYYCAVATCGEILFGNGTKLTIEEK